The stretch of DNA gttttaCGACTGTTTGAAGAcggcattattgaatgtggcgccatctgtcgcatgtgggcggaactagctggctaGCTTGTTGGATCCGCCACACGATCAACCGGAaagggtatagagcatactccaccacgctactccatcGCCGGTTAATGCAGATTCTATAATTGTTGGTTAAGATAGAATAAAAATCCAAATGTTAAATACAATGATGTACTTTATTAGGATACTTAACAATAGGTCTGACACCTCTTCTTGTTAACACACCATTTCTGTCTTGTAAAAAATCTTCGGTTAAAACTGCGTGTCGGGGTACAATCTCGTAGGCATTTTACTTATGTTCAAGAATAATTGATTTTGTTATCGACTAACTACAAAAGTTATCCATTAAAACAGGTATTCAATGTTAAGAAATATAACATCAacactaggtacctaccttacGATTATAATCTTCGGTGCTTACAAAACGAAAAGTCTACAAATGCTGAGTTGAAATATCTCGCCTGGTTAAGGAATTACTCGATGTAACCAATTTCAAACACTTTTGGTTAGATAGAATATAAAACTAATggcactaataaaataaatggctTGGGGTTAAATCTGGAAGCATAATACTTTACTGTTACACCTTAACGAATTGACAATACCATTTCAAGACTTAACTCTTCACTCGAAAACAACAATCTACCAAAACATACAGCAGCAGTATACAATCAAAATATCTAGTTATTACAATAAAACTGACGTCTTAAGATTCTTTAACTAAGCATACAGACCTATCTGCTAAATTAACTAAATTAATTGTAACCTTAATCTAACTTCAAAACGGGTAGGTATTGAAACATAccaataattttaatgaaattaatctaagtaattataacagtacacaacatattaataaaatttgttAAAAGGTGAACAATCGTTTTGGTTAATACTTGGTAAAATTAGTTGATTGAGGATTgtaaataagatatttttttagatatggAAATGACTAGTCTTAACAATATAAAAGAAGCTTAGAAAACCTAAGGTCTACAGGGTATTGTCGACCATGatagtgtaggtaggtatatatgtataacaataGTGGAGGCACAGGATTGTTTTACATGTATCAATCatacataagtaatttaaactATTAAAAGAATGGATTTTAAATCAGTATCTATAACATTGCATTATTAACTCACtataaattaattacctattccTAATCAGAATTATAAAGaactgaataaaatatgaaaatgtaAAACAGATTTAGGCGACAATTTCGTTAACAGTGACAACCACGTTTTGGTTGCGGAAACTACAAGTATGCACTGAGATATCTGGAGATTCCCAACGGTCTGTCAGCACCTGCACTCTGCAGACTAGAGTAATGTAAGATTTACCTAGCATTACCTACAAGCTTATTTACAGCTGCCTTTACTATTTGTTCCTACTTAAATAGGTACTAAAATGCCTCCTGGTTAATGACATGGAGGTTTGAAGAATTGAAACATTACACCTTCTCGCAAAGATAAAAATACCCGAATGGTCAGGAAGGGCCCGATTTTCTTCTCGATTGTTCCCTCATTAACAAAAAGTACCATGTGTAGCTTGGTTTCGAACTTTGAAGCATGATCATGAAGCGTTGATAGAGTCAAGTGTTCCCGCTAACGAAAAGCTAGAAAAACTAAATATAGTTTTTAGCTTTGCAACTTGAAGTCTGTTTGAGTTTAAATTTACCTAAGAGGTAGTTTTATGTTCTGAGTGGTAGCTGTTACTTGCCTTAATAATTtgttgtgtgcgtcaagctagcggcctcaaaaaaaaaatgggcacgaaaaaataatttgaccataccaaaaaatagtactcttattgaaaaaaatagtacctgttgtaaaaaaattagtaccatcacggttctggatttatagccatgttttattgcacttgctagcttgacggtgagcgaaatttggcgagagttaacgacaaggtctttcgctttgatttaaacgccaaaaaatagtatcgaaatagtactcaccccctgcaaaataccgaaagtagtacttcaacgattccaaagttataaaggtagttctttgatcccgctagcttgacgttttgaaaatacctattatctggggaatgcttgcatacttcagtttgtaactaatgtcaataaactcgtatgaaatagtactccctaccatcataatttggacctgattctctttgtagaaatatgtcaaaaagtcattataacctatgtcatacatttatcaagacgagtacagtcgcgaacaaaattattacacatggtcaagaatgttgtcagatttcagtatttttccccatttttgggtaaaaattggtgaagtgccagggttgttagatgaaagtaatatcattgttgaaactctttgagttattctacaaatactgcaaattgtttattaacaaacacttcgatccgtaacaaattcaacatgaaggtataaattataaaataaaacagcagattaaaaatgtattatgatgtattaaaatcacagattgttttcgataagaactagacccatgcagccattttctattaaaattagtgcatatgggtgtatgcaataggaattttttgtaatagcagcactgaagtgcaaagaaatggtagggtagacctccaaaatggcaatacttacgaataaattgtgaggttatgtaattgtctacgtgactgtatcaacaacaaatgtatggcataggttatgatgattttttaacatttctacaaagagaatcggatcaaaattatgatggtagggagtactatttcatacgagtttattgacattagttacatactgaagtatgcaagcgttccccagataataggtattttcaaaacgtcaagctagcgggatcaaagaactgcctttataactttggaaccgttgaagtactactttcggtattttgcagggggtgagtactatttcgatactattttttggcgtttaaatcaaagcgaaagaccttgtcgttaactctcgccaaatttcgctcaccgtcaagctagcaagtgcaataaaacatggctataaatccagaaccgtgatggtactaatttttttacaacaggtactatttttttcaataagagtactattttttggtatggtcaaattattttttcgtgcccattttttttttgaggccgctagcttgacgcacacaatttGTTCAAGCTCTATCCTGACCGTAGGTACTTTGATAGAAGGCGATCGTCGGATCGATGTAGAGTTAATTTGACACaataatacttttaaaaaatattccgAAGGTTTCCCACATAAAACCTCTTGTCCTTATCAAAAATATTCATCGCTATTCTAAGGTGTGCGTGTTTATTATACTGATTATTATGTCGATTCATGATTATAATGCTCGAGTTATGGCGTAAGTACTTTAAACTAATCAATGTACAGTATTAGTAGTTTAATTCGAATAATTTTCTACAAGAATAAGTGTAAGTAATATGAATAGTGCGGCTGCTGATCTCACAAATTGCAAGTTTGCCTGCGCTTTAAAGCGCCGCTTAGTACCAACTGACCCATGGATGGAATAATGATATGAATGATGTTTTGATGACGGACTAACGAATATCCAGTGAGATTCATGAAGATACATCTATTATAGGCATTCTttatgtcacatttttctaaaaataattttgcgtgaataaattatgaatatgcTCACTTCAAAACAATACACTGGTACAAAAGTctgttagataaataaatacaatactagTAAAATGCCAAAACTAGTCTATAGACGCGACATTATTAAAAGTTTATCTTGTAAATTTCACGTATCACTTCTACGTCCTCTACCGTCTAAGTCCGAAGTGGAAACTTCTCTGCTACACTGTCACAAGGCACGTATCAACCACTAGGATacgttgaaaaaatatttttattttcggtTTCAAACACAACGCTGTAACAATTATCTCGTTCAAAATCTAATCTAAAGACAAACCTGTCAATAGTTTTATGAATTGCACGTTTGCGATCTTTGGTGTTGGCTGTGTGGCGCGGCCTAGTAGGTACGGTGGGCAGCCGCGGCGTCCCGCGGCGGGCCCTATATGGAGCACTCGTCACTGTCGCGCGCGTAGTCCTCGTCCTCGTCGTCGTGGCTGCGCGCGCTCGCCTTCACCTTGCTCGACACCACGCCCGTGTTCACCTTGCTGAACAAGCTGCTCCGGTTCACTCTAGAGATTTCTCTCTGCGGGCTCAGTCTCTCTGCCACCGCTCTCTCGTAGTTATCGGAAATCTTATTCACTCCATTTACAGGACTAGTCACCGGCGACTTGGTAATCTTATTCGGTGATGTCACCTTCTTTTCACCGTTCTTATCGAAAAGAGCTCCGCTAGTGGCCGCGGTGTACGAGGGCGGGTCCTTGGCCCGAGTTCCACCGGGGTTGGTTCCCAGTAAGTGAGAGTACAGGAAGCTATTATTGCCTCCGAAGCCGGCGTATCGATTGTCCATTTTGCCGTTTACCATCATCAAACTTACGGGTTTTTCGGGAGGTACAGGTTTTTCGGAAAGCTTTTTCTCGGGGAATCCGTTTTTGGCGGCGGTTGGTTGATGTTGGTTGGCCCACCGGTCGCCGGAGCCGATGGAGTAGATGGAGCTGAGGTTGACGTAGCCGGGCGCGGCGTGCGGCGCGTGCGGCGCTAGATGCGCGCGCGCAgccccgcccgccgcgccgcccgccagcGCCTCGCTCAGCGTCGACTCCTCCACGCTCGAGTCCTCGATGACGTCCGTGTTGGTGATCTCATCTAGGTTTGGCGACAGACAATCTTCATCCGTCTCATCGTACGAGCTGAAAATTGAAGACGCGACTTAGAGTTTCATTTATAGAGCCTCCTTGCGACACTGCTGTAAGTATATGTACTGAATGCAAGTGAACCAAACGGTTTCTTGTTAGTGTTGCTTCATGCCCGATGCCGATGAGTTTCTATTATTTACAATCAAAAGCTTTAATGTATTTGTGTATACCGAGTGTACGAGGGGATTAGGAAATATTTACAGAAATACTTCTATTTCATCAGTAAGGCAGACAAAGATCCTCAAGCAAAACCAACAGCAAACAAATCTGAGGATGGGGATTTTTATGTCTCATGAGATGGGTTTTATTCGTATTCTCGTGACTATAGACGGAGACAACTTTCTTGGTATTCGGTGCAAATTTTCACACGTATAAGCGAGTAGTCGATAAACAGCGAAATGCAAATTTTGGCCACAAGTTGCTCCCAGAAAGTCATACAAGCTCATATCTCAAGCATCGGTGTTCAGAATATAGTTGTCTCTAACGTTGTCAATGCAAAGTACACAAGAACAGACACTGCAAGTCACCAACACATTCTTACCCTAGCATAGCCAGTTCTGTCTTCCTCCCTGATGAAAAAAAcgattataaaattatgaaaataacatataaataaatatgtacataatatatagataaataaaaataattctatatgattatatatatatcgaaatgttaaaataaataatgagatGGGGAAAATTTGATGAAACTTCTGTGTAATTATTGTGGGTTTATAGAGATCACTCTGTCGTGTTTGCATTCAGAACATATTAACATAGTTATTGTCATTAAACGAGGTGTGTGTGGGGCCTACATGTTCGAGATGAGCTGGTGTGCCGCAGGCCGCAAAATGCTTCCACAATGCTACATGTTGTGTTCTAGTACGCCATCTAGTGCGCTAGAGGACTCAAGGCATATGCAATTTTTCTACATTACCGCAGCGAGAACATTTATTTGTACGAGTAATATCTGAGTCCATTGTGTCCATTACTCCCGCACAACTCATAGAAACGATTCATATACTTCTTTTTCTCTGATAGTCTCATTAATTTATATAGCTCCCTGTTTATGATAGGAAAGAATAAGTcattatgtaataaatatatataagtttGCATGTTTATAGATATCGTAGTAAAATTTGCTTACATTTGATCCTGAGCATCACTGCCTCCTTCCTCTGCTACTAATAGTTCATATTCTTCGGCTGCGAACCTGTCCCATTCTGAcatctgtaaaaacaaaatagtatattattatagtaggtaggtatgtaggaAACATAGCTGCTTCAGGGTCCACTATCTACACTTAGGTACGTAGCTCGGCCGCTGGtagggagcgaagagttgccgtttaaattcaaattcttttttttttattcacgttAAATATAGTTCGGGTTAGGATTAGGGGTGGTTctgtacgtactacgtataaTTCCTTATTCAATGCTGGGGGGTCCctcttgagaagcaagccgttgTAAACAAGACCACAGTTACCTACGTAACTACTTATATACATTTatctaacaaaaaccaaactaTTTCATAATTTCGTACCTCTGAATCGGAATCACGTTGCGTGGCGAAGGGATCGCGCTGTTCGTGGTCGAGATACTTCTCAAGGTTGAAGAAGGTGTCAAAGAATATCGGCGTCAGCTTGCACCGCTTCAGGTCCGTCAGGGTGATCTTGCCTTCCTCCGCCGGGTGCACCATGTCCAGCATCTGTCCGACACATTGGATTAACCTCACATccgccgagataccagacacaatacaCATTCGGCTTCAGCTGAACGCGCCATAGTCTGTCTACAGCTTCAGCTGGGATATGGCATTTGCTGAGCtgcagccgtttcggcattatttataattcagttgttagttaattatgtatttttgccgattaaatatttttctttctttcaaaactatgtacttacacctaaaattttaatatttatttaagtacacaagataaactttcgaaataaaaaggactTGAAATGTTACTAGTGTAGTTTAATAGTTACAAAGAAAGctaataaaattatctatacttatttttttttatatttaactgcTATAGTTTAGAAAAGAAATTGGAAGTGTTGTACTTAGTTTAGCAGGAACTAGCAAATTAactataattttacattttgccTAGTCGAGACCCATGTACCTGCAGACAAGCAGTACCTTCTTTATGACACATCACTAATATTAACGGCCTCGGTCGTACAGTGgctgagcattgggctcacgatccggaggccccaggtttGATTCTCGGCGGGAACATAATTACATAATCACTATGGGGTCCCCACCTGTTTAGCCTGTTTAAGCATGAAAATAATGGTCGACAACAGAAAATATCCATCGTCTATTATTGGCTGCAGTGGATATAGGTACCTCTCCAAAGCCACACAGACAATCTATGCGCACTACTaactagtacagtcatgagcaatgtaatgtacccactttaggactctgtcgcactaacatatttcacatttagtgagacttacagttcaatttgtcaaaaaagttaatgtgacatggtaccaaagtgtatacatattaatgctcgtgaccatacgatgtaataaatgtatcttttagtcttacctctatcaccctaaggttgcctggcagtaattgctgtttagcaataaggcctatAGTGGTTACTTTATTTGTCTGTACATGtcctgtgtttatgtttttgtgcaataaagaattattgttaTATTGAGTCTTACCTGGCATAAACAATCATTGAATGGTAAGGTCTCAATGCCGATGGCTTCCATCCTCTGCATCTGTTCCTCGTAGAAGTATTCCAGCTCATACATAGATATGTAGCCGTCTCCGTCTATGTCCATACACCTGGAAATTCCAATTTATTACGTTTTATCATGGTGTCTTTCGGGTTTTGCAAGAGGATGTTCTCCCCTCAAAgttgaccctgacaccaggtttgatggggttggtaatccacctcacaacccacacgatagaagttgaACAAACTAAACAAAATCATGTAGGCGATAGTGTTGTAAGATTTAATCTATGGTTTACAAGTACGTTTAAGAGGAGCAGACTAAATACAAATATCACACAagatagatcatcatcatcatcatcagcccattaacgtccccactgctggggcacgggccttccctatggatggatagggagaacgggccttaaacatcatacgggcccagtgcggattgatggttattaacgactgctaatgcagccgggaccaacggcttaacgtgccttccgaagcacggaggagctcgagatgaaagctattttttttcgcagaccgagcgcgttaaccgctgcgccaccgagctcttcgaaaaaaaagtacttaattctATATAAATACGTGAAATAGAAGATTGGTGATTTATAGAATGCATTGTACCTACTAATGCTAATATCTAGATGGCTGGTTACGTGACCTGGCGGCATCAAAGTTCCTCAAGTACCGCCATGCATGCAATGCCACTCAAAGTTTCTGTATCTAGGAATACCTTGGCGAACTCGCAATGCTGTCTGAAATTTCGACGTCCACAAGACTggataaattactaaattgcaGCACGAAATCTAGGTACTATGGTGTCAATACGGTAGGCGTTTTAGTGGCAGATTTTTCTTTACGGCCAAATTCATTGCATATCAACATACCACCGATGTATAATTGTAGATTATAGCATAGCCACAGGTAAGTTGTATACGCAGTTGGTAATTTGTAGAACAACGCAAATCAATATATCATTCGTGACATGGCCAAATATATATCCTACAATacaatcttttgtctttttgcaaatatccagttataaCATTactaggtgttagtgacaccgtaacgaatactgaggggggtgattcagaccgtgattctgagttgatatcaagtggaatttcatgtcgTAAAacacatgaaaattttagttttttaattattttcatttccatacttttgcgacggaaaattctgagaatcatggtctgaatgatccctcaaagttgtcgttacgatgtcagtgaCATCCTGTATAACGGTAACTGTACTTTCAACCGGATTTTTGCAAAAAGATAAAACATTGTCGGATATTTTTGGCTGTGACGTAAATGATACTGACTTTGTGAAATTCATCCATTGTATGTTCGTGCTCACCTAAACCAGTATTCAATGGCAGTGGGGTGCGTCTTGTCCTCTTCAGCCAGCAGGAACCAGACGAACTCCGTGTAAGACATGCGGGGTTCTCCGTCCGAGGTCAAGCGATTTTGGTTTCCCCGGGTCACGCACCCGGATAACACGCGCTCGATCATCCGACTCGATAACGCTGTAATCATAATTCATGATAATGGTGTCGATTCGgccaaccaccaacttaattttaacttattttaggGCTAAAACTAGCCTGCATCTCCTTCTTGCAAGTATTGTAAGTAAAAGACAACaacaattgggtatttgactaggtcaaagataaattataaaatgctactttaGAAACAGAAGGtaatctaagatgatcaaaaatcaatctaattttacttttcgacttattttcgaattttatttatgaattaagtaacaatgagtacgacgtttgaccgtttttattgatgacgtcacaggttagtATTTCCTTACaaaccaaagaaaactttcgttttgacgtttcgtaaaaagtaggtTGTCAAGGAGCCTATTTAAATCTTCCTAGTGTCGGATTGCCTAACATGACACTTCCggattgacaggtccggtcatAATAGAAGCggctgcctatctgaccttccaacccaaagggaaatataaaataaaaaatcttaattattgGGAAGATGACTGGGTAACGGGGTCTGAGTACTCGTTACAGCTGTGCTACGATTGCTAATAATTTTAATCGAAAGTAGATGTTTTTCTTCTGAAGAACTGAGaaaatcttaaaatattttatacatttttatatttgtaagcaAAAATTCAACTAAGTACTCAAATAAGTTTCCAGACTCAACAGTTCTAAGCTCTTAAGCCCGACTTTCTAACTTTAGACTTCGATGATATAATACTATCAGATATTTCAGAGGGAACACTAATTAATTCAGTCTCCCAAGAACTTTCCGTAGAGAAATAAGCCGACAAAAATCTTAGTCGACAAAGTTAATTTTATATGAGATAGCAACCTAGTGTTATATCACTTAAATAAGTTTCAATTAAATTTGCCAAAGATCTATTGGACTTGTCGCTTCTCTCGAAATCTTTGTTCTGGTTTAATCTAGTTATTTTACTTTACGGATTTTTATACCAGGATCTACTTACCATGGTCGTTGTGTCTAGCCAGGTCGTGTTTATCGATGAACAGATCGTGGTCCCTGTCCAGTTCCCAGAATTTGCAGTAAATTACGTAGAAATGCTCATAACtgaaagaagaaaatgaaaaacggggtgttaaaaaggccacatagaagcaattcatctaaaaagcaattgtaatttgacatttgtgcaatGTCTCCAATCTCTATTTAAAAAGAGTGAATATCAAGACAACGTTTACAGATATAATAGTACTCCTAAGTGATGGTGTTGTTTGGTTCAATAATCTCAATTTGAAAAGAAGCAATCTTGTTTTGTTAAGAGTGAGTCTGGgggtcttcaaggctagagtcaataggcatttactagataagcgtgatccatcctagacctcatcgtcacttaccatcaggtgagattgtggtcaaacgcgagcctatataattaaaaaaaagtgttgTTACCTAAAATATTGTGTGACTTGGTTAATGTCTTCTTCGTCCTCTAGCAGCTGTATGACTTGCAGCAGGTTGGACCGCCTCAGTTCGGGGATCGATATCCTGCCTGACCACGACCGGTTCACACAGTAAAATATCCTAGCGATCACCTGAAACACGAGTGGCACAAGTTCAATATGTGAATAAGGGTAATTCCCAAAGGCCTGCGGGAACTCCAGTgaatttgtttatgttttacacGCGTACGGTGTATTTGTGGGAAATGATTGTTCCGTCGTTTTGGTGCCGGTAAGTAAAATATTGCATttgggtaagtacctatatttttaaaaacttttaggTAATTTCGGTGGCACATTTCTTCAATTCAATtccaaacactttattgcacatgaacacaaaataaaatgacagcagaagtacaatcggcggtcTTATCTGTATACAGCAATTCCAGACAATTTTTTCTACATTGTCGTAATGCGCAAGTATTGTCGC from Pectinophora gossypiella chromosome 3, ilPecGoss1.1, whole genome shotgun sequence encodes:
- the LOC126381688 gene encoding uncharacterized protein LOC126381688 isoform X1; translated protein: MAATARREIDTGEEDIAAIAKQISDHAEAIYQTWKARGLAPSEILSCRPTPGLKLADSLRTSKPRPEPKPEIKQRPELRREQRGEAAQEQRPDSRREQPRTEQRHEPNSETVEVMLPPDLVPERNGTGGPGATRRADPAAMRLEVAREEERLLRALRTGGVVAERAPERPDVVPPVSLVDYAKSRYQDRLDTGARKPATGASERRASIGSHVNEARSKFEARARRASSAGAGEPTAPGATPVRPFLTRGSVAERVLMFERCPSEATLELAKRKTPAATTWRGPHDVINRAQSYAASTPPKPSSAPPHTTLQRTVRGAANSGAPARVIPRFYYPKGRPPPAHQQDHAVHKVQSAFATFPNSQVPRESFKHIVKACECPLYWKMPLFLTTQQSLHAPVDGHKFIDFWREVTSQCHDQASRFVFVLTRGKSNTLAPEDFVPLVQDVVDTHPGLSFLKEATEFHSRYVHTVIARIFYCVNRSWSGRISIPELRRSNLLQVIQLLEDEEDINQVTQYFSYEHFYVIYCKFWELDRDHDLFIDKHDLARHNDHALSSRMIERVLSGCVTRGNQNRLTSDGEPRMSYTEFVWFLLAEEDKTHPTAIEYWFRCMDIDGDGYISMYELEYFYEEQMQRMEAIGIETLPFNDCLCQMLDMVHPAEEGKITLTDLKRCKLTPIFFDTFFNLEKYLDHEQRDPFATQRDSDSEMSEWDRFAAEEYELLVAEEGGSDAQDQISYDETDEDCLSPNLDEITNTDVIEDSSVEESTLSEALAGGAAGGAARAHLAPHAPHAAPGYVNLSSIYSIGSGDRWANQHQPTAAKNGFPEKKLSEKPVPPEKPVSLMMVNGKMDNRYAGFGGNNSFLYSHLLGTNPGGTRAKDPPSYTAATSGALFDKNGEKKVTSPNKITKSPVTSPVNGVNKISDNYERAVAERLSPQREISRVNRSSLFSKVNTGVVSSKVKASARSHDDEDEDYARDSDECSI